The Mucilaginibacter gracilis genomic interval ATACCGTGATGAAACTGGGCATGGGCCACCCGATGGGGCCGTTGCAACTAGCAGATTTTATTGGTTTAGATGTTTGCCTTGCCATCCTGAGGGTGCTGTATGATGGTTTCGGGAATCAAAAATATGCGCCTTGCCCTTTACTGGTTAATATGGTTACGGCCGGTAGTAAGGGTGTAAAAACGGGATTAGGCTTTTACGATTATAGCAGCGGAACTAAAGAGTTGGTAGTAGCGGCTAAATTTAGAAAACCATAAGGTTTACAGATTAAACTTTTGCAAAAAATAGTTGTCGTATCAGTATAAATAATTATACCGATGAAAACGATATCAAAATTTTTAACAATAGTTGGCATAGCATCTATGCTGTTAGCGGGTTGTGGTACAACACGTGCCGTGTTTGTAGTTCGTGAAAGGCCTGTTGAACCGAGGTACGAACGGCCTGCACCGCCCTACCAGGGTGCCATATGGATTCCGGGAGAATGGGAATGGCGCGGTAACCATTATGTTTACATTAACGGCCATTACGAACGCCCCAGCAATAGGCAATGGATACCCGGCCACTGGCGCGAAACTCCTGGCGGTTACGTTTGGGAACGCGGCCATTGGAGAAATTTTTAACCAATAAAATGTACAATAGTAAAGCCGGATAGTTTAAGCTACCCGGCTTTATCATTTTATAATAGCTCAAATAACCTTAGCAGTTATTCTGTATTAATGTAGTTCAAATTTATAGCCTACACCTTTAACGGTTGAAACATAAGTTTCGCCCAGTTTTTCGCGCAGTTTACGGATGTGTACATCAATTGTACGGTTAGTTACCACTACCGAATCTTCCCAAATGTTTTTCAGGATAATTTCGCGGGTGTATACCTTGCCGGGTTTTGATGCCAAAAGGTACAGCAATTCAAATTCTTTTTTAGCCAATACAACCTTGTTACCACCTTGAAAAACAAGGTAAGCTTCGCGGTCGATAACTAAATCGCCAATTTCAAGCTTATTGTCTGATACTTCTTCGGTTGGCGAGTTGCGCCTTAATATTGCGTTAATACGGCTAACCAAAGCGCGGGGTTTAATGGGCTTGGCTATATAATCATCGGCACCAACGTTAAAACCTGCAATTTCGGAGTATTCTTCGCTGCGGGCGGTTAAAAAAACCATAAAGGTATTTTTAAACTCGGGCATGGTACGCATAATGCGGCAAGCCTCAATGCCATCCATTTTAGGCATCATAATATCCAGAATTATTAAATCCGGTAATGATCGTTTTGCTTCTGTAACGGCTTCCTGGCCATTGCGGGCTGTATAAACCTGGTATCCTTCTTTTTTTAAGTTATACTCTATCAGCTCCAAAATATCCGGTTCATCATCAACTATCAGGATCTTTTGTTTCGAATTGCTCATATTGTTTTTTTGTCAAATGTATAAGCTTAATCATACCAATACGTTAATGTAATATTAACAAATTGTTAATAGTTACATAAGCTTAACGTTCAATTACTATTTACTGAATGCCTTGTTTAAAAAATCTTCAAGTTCGGCACCCATTATATTTTTGGCAACGATGTTTCCTTTTGGGTCGATAATAAAGTTAGATGGTATAGCCTCTATACGATAAGCCTTTTCAACCGGGCCGTCAAACTTTTGAAACTCCGAAACCTGGGTCCATGTTAGGTGGTCGGCTTCAATGGCTTTTTGCCAATCAGCCCGTTCATTATCTAACGATACGCCTAAAATGTTAAGGCCCTTGTTTTTATATTTATTATATAGCTTAACTACGTTGGGGTTTTCTTTACGGCAAGGCAGGCACCACGATGCCCAAAAATCAATAATAAGGTATTTACCTAAAAAATCGGACACCTTAACAGGTTTGTAATTGGCATCCATCAGGGTAAACTGCGGTGCTTTATGGCCAATTGATACCGGTTTAACGTCGTCCATGTGCTTAACAAATTGCTCAACCGCCGGGTTACCGCTAAATTTATCCCTCACGGCATCGGCATAAGCAATCAGGTCGGTTTCGTAAACAATGGGGTTTAAACTTGATGCAGCATAAAAACCTGTGAGCGATGATTTATTATCGTTCATAAATTTAATGGCGGCAGCGGCGTAATCCTTTTCGTTTTTTTGGTAACTGGCTTCCGAAATTTTAAACAACGAATCGGAAGGCGCGCCTATGGCTTTTAGCTTGGCGTTATAGTCCGTCATAATTTGCTCGGTAATTTTGCCATAAAAATTACTCAGCTTGTTAAAATCCTTAATATGCTCCGAATCCATCGACCCACCTATTTCATACATATTGGTGGTATCGGTTGCATCTGTTTTAAAATCAATATCGTCGCCGTTTTTCGCAATCAAATCAAATATGGTACCGCCAACCTTAAGCTTGTACATGTTGGGGTACGATGTTGATTGTTTGAACGAGAATTTGCTTTGGTCGCTCAAAGCTGCCGAATCGATAAGCACTTCTTTGGTAGCGTTATTAAGAGTATCCATTTTAAGCAGGTATACTTTTTGAATGCTCCTTGGGTTTTTTACCTCGCCGCTTAAAATAAAATAGTCGTCGTGCTTGCACGAGGCAATGGTTACGGCACAAAAAACGATTAACAGCAAATTTATTTTCGATCTCATTTTGATGATTCCAGTACGTCTATCAATAATTGATTTGTTTTTTTAGGGTCTATCTTTCCTTTTGATAGCTTCATTATCTCGCCCATAAACAAGCCTACAACGCCCTTTTTACCGTTATGGTATTCGTTAACCTTATCGGGATGCTTTTCTAAGGTTTGTTTAATAAAGCCCGATACATCGGATGCACTTTCGTCGATAATTAAATTAAGCTCGTCGGCTACCTGTTGGGCAGCTTTCGCCGAATCTTTAACCAGCACCGGGAATATTTTATGCGCCGCCACCGAACTACTTACTTTACCGCTATCAACCAAGGCTATTAAACCCGCCAATTGTTGGGGCGTAAGCGTGAGTTGGTTAATGCTCATGCCATGATCGTTAAGGTACGATTTTACTGCGCCCATTAACCAGTTGGCGGCAGCTTTGTAATTGGCAGTTAGCTTAATCAGTTCTTCAAAGTAATGTACAAGGTCTTTATCGGCGGTGATAACCGATGCATCGTAAACTGATAGTTCTAACGTGGTAATATATTTATGATACAGCGCTTTGGGCAACTCGGGCATAGCCGTGCGGATGCGCTGTATATAATCTTCTGTTAAAATAACAGGTGGCAGGTCTGGGTCGGGAAAATAACGGTAATCATTTGCCATTTCCTTTGAGCGCAAAACGGATGTTTCGCCGGTATCGGCATCAAAGTTAAGGGTATTTTGGTCTATCTTTCCACCAGCTTCCAGTACTTCTATCTGGCGCACAAACTCGTGTTCAATGGCACGCTGCACATTGCGGAACGAGTTTAAGTTTTTAACCTCGCAGCGGTTGCCCAGTTTTTCGGCACCTTTTAAGCGTACCGAAATATTGGCATCGCATCGCAAGCTGCCTTCTTCCATATTACCATCGCAAATATCAAGGTAACGTACTAATTTGCGTATCTCGTTTAAATACTGGTGCGCTTCTTCGGCACTGCGAATATCCGGTTCTGATACAATTTCGAGCAACGGCACCCCTGCCCTGTTCAAATCGATAAACGATTCGGTACTGTGCTGGTCGTGCATGCTTTTACCGGCATCCTCTTCCATATGGATATGGTGGATGGCAATGTTTTTAGTTTCGCCGCTTTTTAAATGCACCTCTATGCTGCCCCCAATACAAATAGGCTGTGTATCCTGGCTAATTTGATAGCCTTTGGGTAAATCGGCATAAAAATAATTTTTGCGGGCAAAATGGTTATTAAGGTTAATACGGCTATCAACCGCCAAGCCTAATTTAACTGCATATTCAATGGCCTTGCTGTTAAGTTTAGGCAAAGTACCCGGGTGCCCTAACGATACCGGACTGATATGTGTATTTGGTTTGCCACCAAAGGCAGATGAATCGGCACTAAATATTTTGCTTGCTGTTGATAGTTGTGCATGTACTTCTAAACCAACAACCAACTCATATTTGTGGATGTTTGCAACGCTTGTGTTTGTCATTATCAAAAATTATCAGCCTGCAAATACGGCTAACTTGCCTCAAATATAAACTTATTAGTTTTTATGCCTAATGTTAAAATAATTAACGGCACGCATTTTGGCAAGCGAACCTTGTTACAGATGCTTACAGTTTGCATATATAAACAATTAAAGAATACTAAATCTATCTAATTAATAAGAAATTACAAAAAACATGAAAAAATTGATTTACACGATGCTGTTGAGCGTTATTACGCTTGCAACGGTACATTATACAAGCTATGCTCAACTGAGCCTGAGTATTAACATAGGCACACAGCCCACCTGGGGGCCTACAGGCTATGACAGGGCCGACTATTATTACCTGCCCGATGTGGAGAGTTATTACAATGTTTCATCGCACCAGTTTATTTATTTAAGTAACGGGCGATGGATATATTCGTCGGCACTGCCAACGCGCTATGCCAATTATGACCTGTATTCAGGTTATAAAGTTGTAGTAAACAGGCCACGCCCCTATTTAAATTTTAGCCAGGACAGGGTTCAATACAGAAAATTTAAAGGATACCACGGACGGCAGGAAATTATACGGAACACACGCGATGTGCGGTACCGCCAGGGTGGAAACCCGCACGGAATGCCACCGGGACAGGCCAAAAAATTTAATAATGAGCGTGGAAACGACCGCCGTGACGATAGAGGCCACGATAATGGACGCGGACGCAACGACAAGGGCGAACACCGCGATAACGGACGCGGCCAAGACGACCATGGACGTGGCCGCCATGATTAATTGAATTGGTATTATTGAGTACCTGGCAATCCCCGTTATAACAGGCGGCGATTGCCGGGTACTCAACAATACTTTTTAAACCTTATTCAAACTTTAACCGCAATAGTCTGCCGGTGCATAAATGCCTTCTTAACTTAACATTGCATAAGGATAGGTTAACTCCTGGGGTGATGCTCAATAATAACACCCTTTAAATATTCTTTATCCAAATGGGTATATATTTCGGTGGTAGTAATGCTTTCGTGGCCAAGCATTTCTTGCACGGCGCGTAAATCGGCACCGCCTTCTATTAAATGCGTAGCAAAAGAATGCCTAAACGTGTGCGGACTAATGCTTTTTTTTAAGCCTGTTTTTTCGGCCAGTTCCTTTATCATCAAAAATACATACACCCGTGATAAGCGTTTGCCCCGGCGGTTTAAAAATACAATATCTTCTTCCCCGCTTTGTATGGTGTTGTGCGTGCGTACTTCATTCAACCAAAGTTTTAAAAATTTAACGCCCTGCGAGCCAATGGGTATTAATCGTTCCTTATCGCCTTTCCCCAGCACTTTTATAAATTCAACGTCGAGGTATAGGTTTGATATGCGCAGGTTTACCAGTTCGGTAACTCGCAGCCCGCAGCCATATAAAACCTCAATCATAGTTTTATTTCGCATACCTTCGGGCTTTGATAGGTCAATGGCATCAATCAATTTGTCAATATCAACAACACTTAAAGTATCTGGCAATTTACGGCTAAGGCGGGGCGCTTCCAGTAATTCCGAAGGATCATAGTTTAATTGATTATCCATGAGCAGGTATTTGTAAAAGGCTTTAATGCCCGATATAATACGTGCCTGAGACGAGGGTATCATCCCCAATTCGTTTATCCACATAATAAACTCTCGCAGGTGGTTTAGCTCAACTGTATCGGGCTTTAGCTTAACCGGCTTACTATCTGCAAATTGAATCAGCTTTTCCAAATCGCCAAGGTAGGCTTCTACCGAATTTCCCGATAAGGATTTTTCTATTTTTAAATACGAACTAAAACCTTTTTTTGCCCTCTGCCAATCCACCTGTTTTTTGTTTTATTGTATATATTTGAACTGATGAAGATACAAATTATCAACGGACCGAATTTAAACCTGTTAGGTGTTCGTGAAAAATCTATTTACGGCAGTGCCGATTTTGAAACGTACCTTGCCCAACTGCGTAATAGGTACCCCAATATTAACATTGAGTACTACCAAAGCAATACAGAGGGCGATATCATTAACAAACTGCACGAGGTTGGTTTTAGCTACCACGGCATTGTTATTAATGCTGGTGCCTACACCCATACATCAATAGCCATTGCCGATGCTATTGCCGCCATTACTGTACCTGTAATTGAAGTACATATATCAAACGTTTATAAACGCGAGGAGTTTAGGCACCACTCTATGCTGGCCTGTAACTGCAAGGGCGTTATAGCCGGTTTCGGGATGGATTCGTACAGGCTGGGTATCGAGAATTTAATATCTGAATAACAATAACATATGCGTAATTTTTTTAAACTTCTATCGTCGGGGTTAATTGTATTATTGCTTTTTGCAACAGTAAATAACAGCAGTGCGCAAGCCAAAAAGAAAAAAACACCGCACTCCCTGCGCGATTCACTTAGGCATAAAGTGCTACAGCGCGACTCAATGATGCAATCCTTTAAGCGAACCGGGGATGCTTCGTTAGATGATTTGTTGGGTAAAATTGAAAATTACACCAGCCTCTATATTCAAACCAACTCCGACCTTTCTAAAGGATTTGATACCCTGGATATTAGCCAGCGACTTCCTACTCTAGAATCGCGCATGGCGCTCATGAAAAAAACCATTGATAATTCGGGCACGCTTGGCTACCTGGTTACTATCCGCACCATGATAGATCATATTAGCGATCAAACCAATAAATGGGAAGATAAGCTAACCGAATACAGCAACCAGCTGGATAAAATACACACCGATATTATTGCCTTTAAGCAAGATACCGTTCTGCACTCGGCGCCCGAAGACAGTACTTTACAGGATAAATACGTATTACAGGTTGAAAACCTTGAAACCAAGTGGCAAAAATTAGATAGCTGTGCAAAAAAATCAATTATAAAAATAGGGCTCCTGCAAAACCGCATTTCATCGTTATCCATTTTAATGATAGACCTTGATGATAAAGTGGATATTAAAATTAGCCAGTTTACCCTAAATGCCATTGGCAACGAAAACGGTTTTATATGGGATATGCACAAGCAGCGCAACCCGGTAGATAGTGCCCTATTTCAAACCTATAAGCTCAATTATAAACTTTATAAATATTTTTTTACCAGCAAAGCAAACTATTGGAGCCATTTGGGGAGCGTATTGTTGTTGCTTTTGTTTTTTGCCTGGATATTAACCAGCAAACTAAAAATAGTCCGCATTAAAGGGGCCGATTGTACACAACTGTTTGCTCAAACGCATTATGTTATAAAACATCCGTTTGCATCGTCGTTAGTGGTGCTTTGCATATTGGCACCCTTCTTTTACGATCATCCGCCGCAGGTTTTTATCCAAACCATGTTAATAGGTACATTGGCTTGTATAGGTGTGCTTATTGAAAACAACTGGCCCAAACCGTTATTTACCTTCTGGAAAATACTTTTTGTGCTGGCCGTAATATGCAGTTTAGGCAATTTGTTTATTGAGATAACCCACCTTGCCCGCATATTGTTGCTGCTTTTATCGGCAACAGCAATTTATGCTGCCGTAAGGTTAATAAAGGCGGTTAAATTAATACCCGAACAATACCCACCATACCTTTTACCCATATTGAAGATTTTTATAGCCCTAAACGGGGTTTCAATAATACTTAACATAGCAGGCAGGTTTAGCCTTGCCAATATAGTGGGCTGCACAGCCATATTTAACCTTTGTATGGGTATGGGCATGTACATATTGGTACAAATACTAATGGAAAGCTTGTTTTTACAGTTGGAAGCCAACAAAAAAACCGACAACCAGAGTGTAGCCTCGTTTTTTGATTTTAAGTTACTGCAAAAGAAATTTAAAGATGTTTTAATAAAGGTAACCGCAATACTATGGTTAGTAATATTGGCCAAAAACCTTTTGGTTGACGATTACCTTTACGACCAGGCCAGCGATTTTTTAAACCATCCGTACAAATTTAGCAGTACTGCTTTTACTTTTGGTAGCTTATTTATTTTCTTGATTATCATCTGGATATCGGGCTTAGTGGCACGGGTTATTAGTTATTTTTATGATTTTGCGGGCCAGCAAACCAAGCTAACGCCGCAGGCTAAAAAAACACGTTCTTCCATTTTGCTCATCCGTTTAACGGTATTTGTTGTGGGCTTTTTTGTAGCCATTAATGCCGCAGGCATACCTATGGATAAAGTTACGCTTGTAATAGGTGCCCTGGGTGTGGGTATTGGTTTTGGTTTACAAAACATTGTAAATAACCTGGTATCGGGCGTTATACTGGCGTTTGAAAAGCCAGTGCAGGTTGGCGATATTATTGAAGTTAGCGGTAAATCCGGAACGATTACCGAGATAGGTATCCGCTCAAGTAAAATCAATATCGGTAACGGCTCGGAGCTTATTGTACCTAACGGCGATTTGATATCGCAACACGTGGTAAACTGGACCTTATCAAACAACAACCGGCAGGTGGAGCTGATTATTGGTGTGGCTTACGGTTCGGATGTAAGTAAAATACAGGAGATACTGAAAAATATTGTTAACACACACAAAGATATTATGCAAATACCTGCCCCGGCGGTGTATTTAAACGATTTTGGCGAAAGCTCCATTGATTTTAAGGTATTGTTTTGGGCTGCCGAGATTAGCAATTGGACATCGTTAAAGAGCCAGATTATGAGCGAAATATATATCAAGTTTGCCGAAGAAGGTATTGAGATACCGCACCCTAAACGCGATATACAGGTGTTTTTCCCGGAAGGAACAGATACTAAAGCACTGGTAAAAAACGCCGAGATAACTAAAGAAAGTCCGCCGGATCAAGGTCACTAAAGTGTTTTTTCTTTCTTACAAAAAAATCGAGCACCAGGCTGCGCGTGTACATGCCTGTTAGGTTATAATTGCGGTTTCGCGATTTTACCGTGGTAATGTTTTTGGTGAACAACCTGCGCAAAAAGTTTTGATGCGCGCGGCTAACTGCCCAGGCGTTTTTATACTTGCCTTCGGTAATAAAACGGAAAAGAGCCATTAAATCGAATAAAAACCGGATGGGAATAATAATAATGGCCCTTGAAAAAGGGAGGTTTTTTTTGAGCAGCACCATGTTATTTCTAAAATTGAGATAAGTTTTAAATGGCGATTCGGTATTGAGTGTACCTCCGCCAACATGGTAAACTTCAGATTGGGCGCAGTACATTACCTTTAAGCCCATATTTTTTAGGCGCCAGCACAGGTCAATCTCTTCCATGTGGGCAAAAAAGCGTTCGTCAAAACCCAGGCACTCGTCCCAATACTTCTTTTTGATAAACAGCGCCGCGCCCGATGCCCAAAAAATCTCTTTCGATGTTTGGTATTGCCCCCTATCGGCCTCTATCTCAAAAAATATACGTCCCTCGCAAAATGGGTACCCAAATTTATCTATAAAGCCACCGGCTGC includes:
- a CDS encoding YXWGXW repeat-containing protein, yielding MKTISKFLTIVGIASMLLAGCGTTRAVFVVRERPVEPRYERPAPPYQGAIWIPGEWEWRGNHYVYINGHYERPSNRQWIPGHWRETPGGYVWERGHWRNF
- a CDS encoding response regulator transcription factor, with translation MSNSKQKILIVDDEPDILELIEYNLKKEGYQVYTARNGQEAVTEAKRSLPDLIILDIMMPKMDGIEACRIMRTMPEFKNTFMVFLTARSEEYSEIAGFNVGADDYIAKPIKPRALVSRINAILRRNSPTEEVSDNKLEIGDLVIDREAYLVFQGGNKVVLAKKEFELLYLLASKPGKVYTREIILKNIWEDSVVVTNRTIDVHIRKLREKLGETYVSTVKGVGYKFELH
- a CDS encoding TlpA disulfide reductase family protein; translation: MRSKINLLLIVFCAVTIASCKHDDYFILSGEVKNPRSIQKVYLLKMDTLNNATKEVLIDSAALSDQSKFSFKQSTSYPNMYKLKVGGTIFDLIAKNGDDIDFKTDATDTTNMYEIGGSMDSEHIKDFNKLSNFYGKITEQIMTDYNAKLKAIGAPSDSLFKISEASYQKNEKDYAAAAIKFMNDNKSSLTGFYAASSLNPIVYETDLIAYADAVRDKFSGNPAVEQFVKHMDDVKPVSIGHKAPQFTLMDANYKPVKVSDFLGKYLIIDFWASWCLPCRKENPNVVKLYNKYKNKGLNILGVSLDNERADWQKAIEADHLTWTQVSEFQKFDGPVEKAYRIEAIPSNFIIDPKGNIVAKNIMGAELEDFLNKAFSK
- the gatB gene encoding Asp-tRNA(Asn)/Glu-tRNA(Gln) amidotransferase subunit GatB, translated to MTNTSVANIHKYELVVGLEVHAQLSTASKIFSADSSAFGGKPNTHISPVSLGHPGTLPKLNSKAIEYAVKLGLAVDSRINLNNHFARKNYFYADLPKGYQISQDTQPICIGGSIEVHLKSGETKNIAIHHIHMEEDAGKSMHDQHSTESFIDLNRAGVPLLEIVSEPDIRSAEEAHQYLNEIRKLVRYLDICDGNMEEGSLRCDANISVRLKGAEKLGNRCEVKNLNSFRNVQRAIEHEFVRQIEVLEAGGKIDQNTLNFDADTGETSVLRSKEMANDYRYFPDPDLPPVILTEDYIQRIRTAMPELPKALYHKYITTLELSVYDASVITADKDLVHYFEELIKLTANYKAAANWLMGAVKSYLNDHGMSINQLTLTPQQLAGLIALVDSGKVSSSVAAHKIFPVLVKDSAKAAQQVADELNLIIDESASDVSGFIKQTLEKHPDKVNEYHNGKKGVVGLFMGEIMKLSKGKIDPKKTNQLLIDVLESSK
- the xerD gene encoding site-specific tyrosine recombinase XerD, which produces MDWQRAKKGFSSYLKIEKSLSGNSVEAYLGDLEKLIQFADSKPVKLKPDTVELNHLREFIMWINELGMIPSSQARIISGIKAFYKYLLMDNQLNYDPSELLEAPRLSRKLPDTLSVVDIDKLIDAIDLSKPEGMRNKTMIEVLYGCGLRVTELVNLRISNLYLDVEFIKVLGKGDKERLIPIGSQGVKFLKLWLNEVRTHNTIQSGEEDIVFLNRRGKRLSRVYVFLMIKELAEKTGLKKSISPHTFRHSFATHLIEGGADLRAVQEMLGHESITTTEIYTHLDKEYLKGVIIEHHPRS
- the aroQ gene encoding type II 3-dehydroquinate dehydratase → MKIQIINGPNLNLLGVREKSIYGSADFETYLAQLRNRYPNINIEYYQSNTEGDIINKLHEVGFSYHGIVINAGAYTHTSIAIADAIAAITVPVIEVHISNVYKREEFRHHSMLACNCKGVIAGFGMDSYRLGIENLISE
- a CDS encoding mechanosensitive ion channel family protein, whose protein sequence is MRNFFKLLSSGLIVLLLFATVNNSSAQAKKKKTPHSLRDSLRHKVLQRDSMMQSFKRTGDASLDDLLGKIENYTSLYIQTNSDLSKGFDTLDISQRLPTLESRMALMKKTIDNSGTLGYLVTIRTMIDHISDQTNKWEDKLTEYSNQLDKIHTDIIAFKQDTVLHSAPEDSTLQDKYVLQVENLETKWQKLDSCAKKSIIKIGLLQNRISSLSILMIDLDDKVDIKISQFTLNAIGNENGFIWDMHKQRNPVDSALFQTYKLNYKLYKYFFTSKANYWSHLGSVLLLLLFFAWILTSKLKIVRIKGADCTQLFAQTHYVIKHPFASSLVVLCILAPFFYDHPPQVFIQTMLIGTLACIGVLIENNWPKPLFTFWKILFVLAVICSLGNLFIEITHLARILLLLLSATAIYAAVRLIKAVKLIPEQYPPYLLPILKIFIALNGVSIILNIAGRFSLANIVGCTAIFNLCMGMGMYILVQILMESLFLQLEANKKTDNQSVASFFDFKLLQKKFKDVLIKVTAILWLVILAKNLLVDDYLYDQASDFLNHPYKFSSTAFTFGSLFIFLIIIWISGLVARVISYFYDFAGQQTKLTPQAKKTRSSILLIRLTVFVVGFFVAINAAGIPMDKVTLVIGALGVGIGFGLQNIVNNLVSGVILAFEKPVQVGDIIEVSGKSGTITEIGIRSSKINIGNGSELIVPNGDLISQHVVNWTLSNNNRQVELIIGVAYGSDVSKIQEILKNIVNTHKDIMQIPAPAVYLNDFGESSIDFKVLFWAAEISNWTSLKSQIMSEIYIKFAEEGIEIPHPKRDIQVFFPEGTDTKALVKNAEITKESPPDQGH
- a CDS encoding glycosyltransferase family 2 protein, translating into MIFPKVAVVILNWNGKHYLRDFLPSVLASTYPNLEIIVGDNASSDGSVEFLKEEYPTVTILTNDQNYGFTGGYNRILSRIQADYYILLNSDIEVTSGWIEPVIRMMEQDALIAAAAPKIKSFSNKALFEHAGAAGGFIDKFGYPFCEGRIFFEIEADRGQYQTSKEIFWASGAALFIKKKYWDECLGFDERFFAHMEEIDLCWRLKNMGLKVMYCAQSEVYHVGGGTLNTESPFKTYLNFRNNMVLLKKNLPFSRAIIIIPIRFLFDLMALFRFITEGKYKNAWAVSRAHQNFLRRLFTKNITTVKSRNRNYNLTGMYTRSLVLDFFVRKKKHFSDLDPADFL